The genomic DNA ATAGACATCTACCGTAACATTACTCTGTCTCAAATTCACACATCACAACATAATTCTTCAACCCCTTTACATTACATACACACAACAGGCAAACAAACATGGGTGTTGATTATTACAAGATATTAGAGGTGGATAAGAATGCAACAGATGATGATCTTAAGAAAGCTTATAGAAAACTTGCTATGAAGTGGCATCCTGATAAGAATCCCACCAGTAAGAAGCAAGCCGAAGCCAAGTTCAAAGAGATCTCCGAAGCTTATGAGGTACTATCTTTTCTCTTTTATACTATATTCATCATCTTTATACTTTATTTGCATTGATTGTTTGAGTTGTTGAATATATCCATTTTTCGAGAATTTGGATAGGGAATGAATTGAGAATTCGTCAGGTGTGTCATTTGTTGAGATTGGTTGTTTATGTAAGTATGATTTTTTATATGGTTTTTGGTAGATTTTGATTATTATGTTGTGTATTTGTGTTGATTTTTTTGAGTTATGGAGTATATCGAATTTTCGGAAACTAGTATAGGGAATGAATTGAATATTTGTTATTTGGCGGGTTTAAGTATGTGTTTGATATGATTTGTAGGTTTTGAGTGATACTCAAAAGAGGGCAGTATATGATCAATATGGTGAAGAAGGGCTTAAAGGGCAAGTGCCACCACCTGGTGCTGGAGGGCCTGGCCCTGGTGGGGCAACTTATTTCCAGACTGGGGATGGGCCTAATGTGTTTCGATTTAATCCCAGAAATGCTAATGACATTTTTGCTGAGTTTTTTGGTGGGTCAAGTCCATTTGGTGGTAtgggtggtggtggtggtggcaTGTTTTCGAGTGGTATGTTTGGAGATGGTATGTTTAGTTCTTTTGGAGAAGGTAGGGCTATGAGCTCGGGGCCTCGAAAAGCTCCTTTGATTGAAAATAGGTTGCCTTGTAAATTAGAAGAACTTTATAAGGGAGCTACtaagaagatgaagatttcaaGGGAGATTGCTGATGCCAGTGGGTAAGTTTCATGTACCTGCTCTTGTTTAACgattttataaatt from Apium graveolens cultivar Ventura chromosome 5, ASM990537v1, whole genome shotgun sequence includes the following:
- the LOC141724380 gene encoding uncharacterized protein LOC141724380, which gives rise to MGVDYYKILEVDKNATDDDLKKAYRKLAMKWHPDKNPTSKKQAEAKFKEISEAYEVLSDTQKRAVYDQYGEEGLKGQVPPPGAGGPGPGGATYFQTGDGPNVFRFNPRNANDIFAEFFGGSSPFGGMGGGGGGMFSSGMFGDGMFSSFGEGRAMSSGPRKAPLIENRLPCKLEELYKGATKKMKISREIADASGKTMPVEEILTINIKPGWKKGTKITFPEKGNEQPNVIPADLVFVIDEKPHTVFTRDGNDLVVTQRISLAEALSGYTACITTLDGRKLTIPINNVIHPTYEEVVPNEGMPIPKDPSKKGNLRIKFNIKFPARLTVEQKSGIKKLLG